In Candidatus Aegiribacteria sp., the DNA window GCGATTAAAAACGTTCAGCATCGTCTCCCGCAGTGTTACCGCCCTGTCGTGATACAGCCTGTATGCAAGCGAAACATTATCCATGAGAATTGCGCCTGGTTTCATTTGCCTACAACTCCTTGACGACGACAGGTTCGGCTTTTCTGAACACAGCTGAACCCAATATCAGAAATACCACAGACCATGTACTCAGTGAGATCCAGCACCATGCAGCCGGCCAGGTTCCAGCGTAGAGTATGGAGTGCATTATCTCCATGAATCCGGCAACCGGATTGAATCTCAGAACCTGAAGCAGTCTGGGAGATTCAATAATGTTAACTCCGATAGAATCAAGCGGATAGATTATTGGAGAAGCATAGAACCATGCAAGAAGCAGAACTTCCACAAACTGTTTTACATCACGGTAAAAGACATTTCCTACAGATAGAAGCATTCCAGCACCGATTGTCATTACTGTAAAAAGAAGTATAGCGGGAATCAGAAGAATAATTGATAATCCAGGGGTATGTCCAAAAATTATAAGCACAGCTTCCAGTACTATCAGAGCCAGGACAAGGTGAACCAGATTAGCCAGAACCTCGGCAACGGGAAGAGACATTCTTGGGAAATATATACTCCGGATAAGCCTGTGATTGTCAAGAAGAGTGGATGTTGAAGCAGAAAGAGAAGATGAGAAGAAATTCCATGGAAGCAACCCCGTGAGAAGAAAAAGAGAAAAATGGGGAATCGCACCGCCGAATCTTAAAATTCTCGTGAATACGAAGTAATAAACGATCATGCTGAAAAGAGGTTTCAGAAGAAACCATCCAAAACCAAGAACAGAACGCTTATATCGCACTTTCAAATCCTTGGAGACAAGGCTTTCCATAAGAAGTCTCAGTCTGCCGAAATTCCAATCACTCAATCTGACACCTGTCTCCTTTGGAAACTGAATCTGCTCTCTTCTCCCCGCAGAAGTCTCCTGATGTTTGGTCTGTGCCGCAGAATTATCAGAACCGCAACGAGAATCATGACCACCTGCACAGGCACTTCCCCTGGATCGAACAGAAATACCGCTGGAATCATGCAGACAGCAGCACAGATAGAACCCAGTGAGACATATCTGGTTAAGAATAATGTCAATATGAATACGCCAACACCTGTTGCTATAGCCAGTGGGGATAATACAAGCAGGACTCCCAGAGCAGTAGCTACCCCCTTACCTCCTCGAAAACCAAGCCATGGAGTGAATACATGACCGAGAACAGCGCAAATCGCCACCATCGCAACTACAGTAGCACTGACCGGGGGAATATTCAGCATTCCATTTGCTGCAACAAGTACGGGAAACGCTCCTTTCACAGCGTCAAGAAAAAGACCGGCGATACCGTATCCGGTACCGCATACCCGCATGAGGTTCGTTGCCCCGGCATTGCCCGAACCCTCGCTCTGAATATCAACACCTTTCAATCTTCCAAGCAGCCATGACCATGGTACGGAACCGGATAAGAACCCCAGAAGCAGATAGAATAAAACGGGCCACATCGTCATATCAGTGTTTTCTCTTCCTGTAAATGACCTTCATCTGAACCCCTCTCATACCAAGACATTCCCTTAGATTGTTCTCAATATAACGACGGTAATTCTCGGGTATATCCTCAGGACGATTAGAGAATATCATTATTTTAGGAGGGCGCTGACCGATCTGTGTGGCGTAAAACAGCCTGACAGGCTTTCCTCTTGGTGTTGGCGGCTGCACTTCCTCGACTGCCTGCATGAGTTTCCTGTTTATCTCTGAGGTCGAGAGATCCTTCTCTCTTGTTCGCGCAACTTCAACCACAGTGGAAAGTATTCTGCCGACGCCCTCACCGGTGATCGCTGAGAAGAATATTATCGGGATCCATCTTGCCGGATGAAATCTTTGAATAATACTGTCAATCCAGAGTTGTTTGTCAATTCCCAGATCGATCTTGTTAACACCGATAACAACGCCCTTGCCCATCTCCCAGGCTTTGCCGGCAATCCTGATATCCTGTTGAACCGGATACTCGGCAGCATCCATAAGAACCAGGACAACATCACCTCTGGATATGGATTTCCATGCCCTGACAGTGCTGTAGAACTCAACGTTATCCATTTTTCTTGTTCTTCTGCGAAGTCCTGCCGTATCAACGATTCTGATATCGTTGTCATTCCATGATACCAGCGTATCTATGGAATCCCTTGTAGTTCCCGGAACATCTGTAACAATATTCCGGTCTTCTCTGCAGATCCTGTTTACTATTGAACTCTTTCCGACGTTCGGTCTTCCGACAACAGCAAGAGATATCTCATATTCTTCACTCTGTTCAACTGCTGGAAGAACATCTACCACTGCGTCAAGCAGATCACCGGAACCAAGTCCGTGCTGAGCGCTGATCGGCCATGGCTCTCCCAGGCCCAGTTTGAAAAACTCCGGGACCAGCGGAATACGCTGGTCGTTATCGACCTTGTTCACAGCCAGAAAGGCAGGTAAGCCTGATTTCCTGACAAGCTCGGCAGCTTCAATATCGAACGGATGAATTCCCGACGTAACATCAACAACGAGTATTACTGCGTCTGCTTCCTCCAGAGCCAGCTGCACCTGCTCCCTTATGCTCTCCTGAAAAGCATCCTCGCTTCCAGGAGCAAGACCACCCGTATCGATTACGAAAAAATCGTATCCGGTCCAGTTAGCCAGAGTCATGTTTCTATCTCTGGTAACTCCTGGAAGGTCATCAACTATGGCGATTCTACCACCGGCGATTCTGTTGAAAAGAGTGGATTTGCCTACGTTGATTCTTCCCACGATAGCTACCGCCGGTATACTGGACAAGCTTCACACCCTTTCTCTAGATTAACCATGATTATACGTTATTGAAGACTTGATGAGGGAGTCTCAACAATTGAAGTTTGGAGATTATATGCTTTATTCCTGGCTGTTAACCATGGTTCTTTTTTCAACACCTTCTGATATAGGCGATATCCTGCCGGCTTTCAGAGACTCGATCATCAGGGGTAATGGATCAGGCGCTGTTGAAATGATATCGGAACACGCAGTTTATGTTGTAGATTCGGTGCTTGCACATGATCCGGGGCAGATTGCCCGGATCGTATCCTATTTCGGAATCGAACTTGCTCTCCCTGATGAGGGTAGCGCAGATGCAAGACAGATACTGACTGATATTCTATCAGATCCATCAGTTGCAGGCATGGTAATGCTTATGGGAGTATCCTCCGGAGATCCGATCTCATCCGGAGAAAGAACATTTATCCCTGTTGACTGGGGTCTCCCGGGCTCCAGAGACACCTTGTTCATTGAGATAGTTTCTGAAAACGAACAGTGGAAGATCAATGACTATTTTGAGGTAATCCCCTCTGGAAGGGGTTCATAGAATACGATATGAACTGGTGATATCCTTGAACAATGGGTATTGTATAATTGAGTATACAATTGTATTACCCTCAGGAGATTGAATTATGCTTTTCAGCAGTACAAACAGGGATACGACTAGGCTCCAATCGATTATCAGAATTACTAGAGCTGTCAGTACAGTACACGATCTTCACACACTGATAACTCTTCTTGCGTCTGAAACAAGCAAAGTCCTTAATGTGGAGCGTTCCACTGTTTTCCTCTATAGCAGAAAAACGGATGAACTCTGGTCCTACGTGGCTGAAGGTGAACCGAACGAAATCCGCTTCAGTGCCGATCAGGGCATCGCCGGTTCCGTTTTTCAAACTACAGAGACAATTATCCTGAACAATGTCTCCGATGATGAAAGATTCAATAAAGATATAGATGACACCACCGGATTCATAACAAGAAATATGATTACATCGCCGATTATCAATCCTTCCGGTCACTGCATCGGTGTTTTTCAGGTCATCAACAAAGAAGGCGGGAACTTCAGGAATGACGATGCTGAATTCCTGCAGATCGTCGCCGCGGAAGCAGCAGTAACCATTGAGAATGTAAGACTGCTTGAGAGTCGAAAACGGATGTTCGACAGCCTTATCAAGGCTCTCGTAATTTCAATAGAAGCGCGCGATCCACTTACAGCGGGGCACAGCTTTGATGTTACATTTCTCGCAGGTAAGATCGCCGAGTATCTAAAATTGGACAGTGACACAAGCGAGGCGATCTACTACGCGGCACTTCTCCATGACTATGGAAAAATCGCTGTTCCTGACAGCATTCTGAAAAAACCCGGTACGCTCTCCACGGAGGAGTTCTCCATACTCAGAAAACATGTCCAGCATACTCGAATAATACTCTCCCCAATTGAATTTGAAGAGAGGCTTGAACAGATACCGGTATTCGCGTCGCAGCACCATGAAAGAATCGATGGAAAAGGATATCCTGATGGCCTCAAGGGTGATGATATCTCGATAGGTGGAAAAATCATCGCTGTCGCTGATGTATTCGAGGCGCTTACAGCTAAAAGGCATTACCGTGAGCCGTTCACCCTCGAGAAAACGCTCAATATTCTTATTGAAGGTATTGACACTCAGTTTGACAGAGATGCCGTTCTCGCCCTGAGACAGTATTTCATTGACATCGGCAAGATCGAACCGGAGAAAGTGCCGCTT includes these proteins:
- a CDS encoding ABC transporter permease, encoding MSDWNFGRLRLLMESLVSKDLKVRYKRSVLGFGWFLLKPLFSMIVYYFVFTRILRFGGAIPHFSLFLLTGLLPWNFFSSSLSASTSTLLDNHRLIRSIYFPRMSLPVAEVLANLVHLVLALIVLEAVLIIFGHTPGLSIILLIPAILLFTVMTIGAGMLLSVGNVFYRDVKQFVEVLLLAWFYASPIIYPLDSIGVNIIESPRLLQVLRFNPVAGFMEIMHSILYAGTWPAAWCWISLSTWSVVFLILGSAVFRKAEPVVVKEL
- the plsY gene encoding glycerol-3-phosphate 1-O-acyltransferase PlsY, whose product is MWPVLFYLLLGFLSGSVPWSWLLGRLKGVDIQSEGSGNAGATNLMRVCGTGYGIAGLFLDAVKGAFPVLVAANGMLNIPPVSATVVAMVAICAVLGHVFTPWLGFRGGKGVATALGVLLVLSPLAIATGVGVFILTLFLTRYVSLGSICAAVCMIPAVFLFDPGEVPVQVVMILVAVLIILRHRPNIRRLLRGEESRFSFQRRQVSD
- the der gene encoding ribosome biogenesis GTPase Der — encoded protein: MSSIPAVAIVGRINVGKSTLFNRIAGGRIAIVDDLPGVTRDRNMTLANWTGYDFFVIDTGGLAPGSEDAFQESIREQVQLALEEADAVILVVDVTSGIHPFDIEAAELVRKSGLPAFLAVNKVDNDQRIPLVPEFFKLGLGEPWPISAQHGLGSGDLLDAVVDVLPAVEQSEEYEISLAVVGRPNVGKSSIVNRICREDRNIVTDVPGTTRDSIDTLVSWNDNDIRIVDTAGLRRRTRKMDNVEFYSTVRAWKSISRGDVVLVLMDAAEYPVQQDIRIAGKAWEMGKGVVIGVNKIDLGIDKQLWIDSIIQRFHPARWIPIIFFSAITGEGVGRILSTVVEVARTREKDLSTSEINRKLMQAVEEVQPPTPRGKPVRLFYATQIGQRPPKIMIFSNRPEDIPENYRRYIENNLRECLGMRGVQMKVIYRKRKH
- a CDS encoding HD domain-containing protein gives rise to the protein MLFSSTNRDTTRLQSIIRITRAVSTVHDLHTLITLLASETSKVLNVERSTVFLYSRKTDELWSYVAEGEPNEIRFSADQGIAGSVFQTTETIILNNVSDDERFNKDIDDTTGFITRNMITSPIINPSGHCIGVFQVINKEGGNFRNDDAEFLQIVAAEAAVTIENVRLLESRKRMFDSLIKALVISIEARDPLTAGHSFDVTFLAGKIAEYLKLDSDTSEAIYYAALLHDYGKIAVPDSILKKPGTLSTEEFSILRKHVQHTRIILSPIEFEERLEQIPVFASQHHERIDGKGYPDGLKGDDISIGGKIIAVADVFEALTAKRHYREPFTLEKTLNILIEGIDTQFDRDAVLALRQYFIDIGKIEPEKVPLLEKTRDVL